The Methylacidimicrobium sp. B4 genome contains a region encoding:
- a CDS encoding thioesterase family protein gives MDDFLSRFFPSGETPWYRRELLGPFSPFGASAIVAEKAMTGLPPEPRIQTRLKVYYFDTDAAGVVHNVAYLRLVEVARSELAEKLGWSLGEMGRSGIVPVLVRTEIDYLRPARLGEGLLIESQLARLERLRFVIESSVQKEGEPALLVRCRQTLVTVRLADGRPQAVPQSWVQAYPHLVASRSGSNPEQA, from the coding sequence ATGGACGACTTTCTATCCCGATTCTTCCCTTCTGGCGAGACTCCTTGGTACCGAAGAGAGCTTCTCGGCCCTTTTTCCCCTTTTGGCGCTTCCGCGATCGTGGCAGAAAAAGCCATGACCGGCCTGCCGCCCGAGCCCCGGATCCAGACGCGCCTCAAAGTCTACTACTTCGATACGGATGCGGCCGGAGTCGTCCATAACGTGGCCTACTTGCGCCTGGTCGAGGTGGCCCGTTCGGAGCTGGCCGAGAAGCTCGGCTGGAGCCTCGGGGAAATGGGAAGGTCGGGCATCGTGCCCGTCCTGGTGCGGACCGAGATCGACTACTTGCGGCCGGCCCGGCTCGGCGAGGGCCTGCTGATCGAATCGCAGCTGGCCCGGCTGGAACGGTTGCGTTTCGTCATCGAGAGCTCGGTGCAGAAGGAGGGAGAGCCGGCACTCCTCGTGCGCTGCCGTCAGACCCTTGTCACGGTGCGCCTTGCCGACGGACGCCCCCAGGCGGTCCCGCAGTCCTGGGTGCAAGCCTATCCGCATCTGGTGGCTTCTCGGAGCGGGTCGAATCCTGAGCAAGCGTAG
- a CDS encoding NAD(P)H-hydrate dehydratase, with protein sequence MIILSTAAIRRIEQREMSDGVSQEELMERAGKGCAERILEAFPGKRRVLALIGRGNNGGDGLVIARRLARAGWEATVFLSSEKAELGALCARQLAEWERQGGRTAPSGSPPPWGAADLVLDALLGIGMSGELRGALADLVATLNSERARRFLRTIAIDTPSGLWEGASPASPAVVADLTLTIGYGKEFLFREALSRFVGRIEVVPIFSTGEESAASEAIVPEELARWLPRRSAHSHKGQFGRVLLLGGSRGFTGAPAMAAHAAHRVGAGLVTLGVREEIYPIVASRCLPETMVFPISDLSLLSANRARATAVAIGPGLGLDRTAEELLADLVEANESPMVLDADALTLLARNPALFDRFRFPAILTPHPGEMGRLLGREIKDEEREEAARELVERLPVTLVLKGTRTLVVRKGEPFWYNTTGNPGLAAGGSGDTLLGVVAGLIAQGIPSWEAAKLGVWLHGQAADRLLQARGVEEGVLATEVAESLGGAIATIRAAAARVLREREEPLWEGS encoded by the coding sequence ATGATCATCCTTTCCACCGCAGCCATCCGCAGGATCGAGCAACGGGAGATGTCGGACGGAGTTTCGCAGGAAGAGTTGATGGAAAGGGCGGGGAAGGGGTGCGCTGAGCGGATTCTCGAGGCATTCCCGGGGAAGAGGCGGGTTCTTGCCCTGATCGGGCGGGGCAACAACGGGGGCGATGGGCTCGTCATTGCCCGGAGGCTGGCCCGAGCGGGTTGGGAGGCGACGGTATTCCTCTCCTCGGAGAAGGCGGAGCTAGGCGCACTCTGCGCCCGCCAGCTGGCGGAGTGGGAGCGCCAGGGCGGACGAACGGCCCCCTCCGGCTCTCCCCCGCCGTGGGGGGCGGCCGATCTGGTCCTCGACGCCCTTCTGGGCATCGGGATGAGCGGAGAGCTTCGGGGAGCGCTGGCCGACCTCGTGGCCACCCTCAATTCCGAGCGGGCCAGGCGGTTTTTGCGGACGATCGCGATCGACACGCCTTCCGGGCTCTGGGAAGGAGCGAGTCCGGCTTCTCCGGCCGTGGTAGCCGATCTCACCCTGACGATCGGCTACGGTAAGGAGTTTCTCTTCCGGGAAGCCCTCTCCCGCTTCGTCGGCCGGATCGAGGTGGTTCCGATCTTCTCGACGGGGGAGGAGAGCGCCGCGAGCGAGGCGATCGTTCCCGAGGAGCTCGCCCGGTGGCTTCCGAGGCGAAGTGCCCACTCCCATAAGGGTCAGTTCGGCCGAGTTCTCCTCTTGGGAGGCTCCCGAGGGTTCACCGGGGCTCCTGCCATGGCGGCGCATGCGGCCCACCGGGTCGGCGCCGGGCTCGTGACCCTGGGAGTCCGGGAGGAGATCTATCCGATCGTCGCCTCCCGGTGCCTGCCGGAGACGATGGTCTTTCCGATCTCGGACCTCTCGCTCCTCTCTGCGAACCGCGCCCGGGCGACCGCCGTAGCGATCGGACCGGGCCTGGGCCTGGACCGGACGGCCGAGGAGCTCCTCGCCGATCTGGTGGAAGCGAACGAATCCCCCATGGTCCTCGATGCCGATGCTCTCACCCTTCTGGCGAGGAATCCTGCGCTCTTCGACCGATTCCGCTTTCCGGCGATCCTTACCCCTCACCCGGGAGAGATGGGGCGGCTCCTCGGGCGCGAGATCAAGGACGAGGAGAGGGAAGAGGCCGCCCGCGAGCTCGTCGAGAGGCTGCCGGTGACCCTCGTCCTCAAAGGCACGCGGACGCTCGTCGTCCGGAAGGGAGAACCGTTCTGGTACAACACCACCGGAAATCCTGGCTTGGCCGCCGGAGGCTCGGGGGATACGCTCCTGGGAGTGGTGGCCGGGCTGATTGCCCAGGGAATACCCTCCTGGGAGGCGGCAAAGCTGGGGGTCTGGCTCCATGGACAGGCCGCCGATCGGCTGCTCCAAGCAAGGGGAGTCGAAGAAGGTGTTCTGGCTACCGAGGTTGCCGAGAGCCTGGGCGGGGCCATCGCCACCATTCGTGCCGCCGCCGCCCGCGTCCTGCGCGAGAGAGAGGAGCCGCTTTGGGAAGGCTCCTAA
- a CDS encoding Slp family lipoprotein has translation MRDGKTRLAVSSLWILLLLPLAGCASMSPIPDSLRKRAKGQPLLSQIAADPAAYQGRIVVFGGRIIETRLYEKESLVLISQRSLTQHDEPVRTAESGGRILAEYPGRLDPAVYSPGKRITVAGRVLPTPPLSHGPTIRIEGIRFCLWPHEPKVIEDVQKKELAAYGSIDEYGAIEQYWNPVGWEPTVTGWGSGWW, from the coding sequence ATGAGAGACGGGAAGACAAGGCTGGCAGTATCCTCCCTCTGGATTCTTCTGCTCCTTCCGCTCGCGGGATGCGCCAGCATGAGCCCCATTCCGGACTCCCTGCGCAAACGAGCCAAAGGTCAGCCGCTTCTTTCACAGATCGCAGCCGATCCGGCCGCCTACCAGGGCCGAATCGTCGTCTTTGGTGGCCGGATCATCGAGACCCGCCTTTATGAGAAGGAGAGCCTGGTGCTCATCTCGCAGCGGTCGCTGACCCAGCACGACGAGCCGGTCCGAACCGCAGAATCCGGCGGTCGGATCCTCGCCGAATATCCGGGGCGTCTCGACCCGGCCGTCTACAGCCCGGGCAAGAGGATCACCGTGGCCGGGCGGGTCCTCCCCACTCCGCCTCTCTCCCACGGCCCGACCATTCGGATAGAAGGCATTCGCTTCTGCCTCTGGCCGCATGAGCCCAAGGTGATCGAAGACGTGCAGAAGAAGGAGCTCGCCGCCTACGGCTCGATCGACGAATACGGAGCCATCGAGCAGTACTGGAATCCCGTCGGCTGGGAGCCGACCGTCACGGGGTGGGGCAGCGGCTGGTGGTAG
- a CDS encoding carbon-nitrogen hydrolase, with amino-acid sequence MLREPMPSPNRVRVALLQARAGTDREGNLRRQERLFGEAAEHGAGIICTQELFATPYFCQEERLEAFAWAEAIDGPTVRFLQGQAQKAKAVVIGSLFERRAPGLFHNTAVVIDAEGRLLGCYRKMHIPDDPGYYEKYYFTPGDLGFRAWPTSVGRLGVLVCWDQWYPEAARLTALQGAEVLFYPTAIGWHPHEKESEGAAQVDAWRTIQRSHAIANGCFVAAVNRVGREEGPDGRAIEFWGRSFVADPMGRIVAEASGEEQLLLADLDLGLIESVRVHWPFLRDRRIDAYGGIAARFLE; translated from the coding sequence ATGCTGCGAGAACCGATGCCATCCCCGAATCGAGTGCGCGTGGCGCTTCTCCAGGCAAGAGCGGGCACCGACCGTGAGGGCAACCTTCGTCGGCAGGAAAGGCTGTTTGGGGAGGCGGCCGAGCACGGGGCGGGAATCATCTGCACCCAGGAGCTCTTTGCCACCCCCTACTTCTGTCAGGAGGAGCGTCTCGAGGCCTTCGCATGGGCCGAAGCGATCGACGGTCCAACCGTCCGCTTTCTGCAGGGCCAGGCGCAAAAGGCCAAGGCCGTGGTGATCGGTTCCCTCTTCGAGCGGCGCGCTCCTGGCCTCTTCCACAACACGGCGGTCGTGATCGACGCGGAGGGGAGGCTGCTCGGCTGCTACCGGAAGATGCACATCCCGGACGATCCCGGGTATTACGAGAAATACTACTTTACCCCCGGAGATCTCGGGTTTCGCGCCTGGCCGACGTCCGTGGGACGCCTGGGTGTGCTCGTCTGCTGGGATCAGTGGTATCCCGAGGCGGCCCGGCTGACCGCATTGCAGGGGGCGGAGGTGCTCTTCTACCCGACCGCGATCGGCTGGCATCCGCACGAGAAGGAGAGCGAAGGGGCGGCACAGGTCGACGCCTGGCGGACCATCCAGCGAAGCCATGCCATCGCCAACGGCTGCTTCGTCGCTGCGGTGAATCGCGTCGGGCGGGAGGAAGGCCCGGATGGACGCGCGATCGAGTTTTGGGGACGGAGCTTCGTGGCCGATCCGATGGGCCGGATCGTCGCGGAAGCCTCGGGGGAGGAGCAGCTGCTCCTGGCCGATCTCGACCTTGGCCTGATCGAATCCGTTCGGGTTCACTGGCCCTTCCTCCGTGATCGCCGCATCGATGCGTACGGAGGAATTGCCGCGCGCTTCCTGGAGTGA
- a CDS encoding agmatine/peptidylarginine deiminase has translation MSTKYVVEESGRERQGRSREPIPRRFGFRMPAEWARHRATWLTWPREEGISFPGKEKAMASFWADLVRLLSSGELVRINCFSRQQRRSIQELLESRGLAIGRRVLLYESPAYEPWCRDHGPIFVQNGWETAIVDWGYDAWGKKYPPYSLDDLVPQRAASFLGMRCFEPGIVLEGGAIDTNGEGLFLVGTRCLLDPVRNPGMTRERMEAALRDYLGADRVIWLEGEIVGDDTDGHVDEIARFVDRSTIVAVRAQDPQDPNHGPLEENFARLLAEAERGPARLRVVALPMPSAIYEGETRLPASYANFYFANDALLYPAFGDPMDAVAGEILGALVRDRPAVPVAARDLVWGFGGLHCITQQEPT, from the coding sequence GTGAGCACGAAATACGTAGTGGAGGAGAGTGGTCGCGAGCGGCAGGGGAGGAGCCGGGAGCCGATCCCTCGGAGATTCGGTTTCCGCATGCCGGCCGAGTGGGCGCGGCACCGTGCGACCTGGCTGACTTGGCCGCGCGAGGAGGGGATCAGCTTCCCCGGGAAGGAGAAGGCCATGGCCTCCTTCTGGGCCGATCTGGTCCGGCTCCTTTCTTCTGGGGAGCTTGTCCGGATCAACTGTTTTTCCCGCCAGCAGCGACGATCGATCCAGGAGCTCCTCGAATCAAGAGGCCTTGCGATCGGACGGAGGGTCCTCCTCTACGAGAGTCCCGCCTACGAGCCCTGGTGTCGCGATCACGGACCGATCTTCGTGCAAAACGGATGGGAGACCGCCATCGTCGACTGGGGTTACGATGCCTGGGGGAAGAAGTATCCGCCCTATTCTCTGGACGACCTGGTGCCACAGCGGGCCGCCTCCTTCCTGGGGATGCGCTGCTTCGAGCCCGGGATCGTCCTGGAAGGAGGGGCGATCGACACCAACGGAGAGGGGCTTTTCCTCGTGGGCACCCGCTGCCTCCTCGATCCGGTCCGCAATCCGGGAATGACGCGGGAGCGGATGGAAGCGGCGCTGCGCGACTATCTCGGTGCGGATCGGGTCATCTGGCTCGAGGGGGAAATCGTGGGCGATGACACCGATGGCCATGTCGACGAGATCGCCCGTTTTGTCGATCGATCCACCATCGTGGCGGTGCGCGCCCAGGACCCCCAGGATCCGAACCATGGCCCGCTCGAAGAGAACTTCGCCCGGCTGCTGGCGGAGGCGGAAAGGGGCCCCGCACGCCTGCGCGTGGTCGCGCTTCCGATGCCGTCGGCGATCTACGAAGGGGAGACGAGGCTTCCCGCGTCCTACGCAAACTTCTACTTTGCCAACGACGCCCTGCTCTACCCGGCCTTCGGTGATCCCATGGACGCCGTAGCGGGGGAGATCTTGGGTGCGCTCGTGCGCGACCGTCCGGCGGTCCCCGTGGCCGCTCGCGACCTCGTGTGGGGATTTGGCGGCCTCCACTGCATTACGCAGCAGGAGCCGACATGA